The Oceanispirochaeta sp. nucleotide sequence TAACAACAGATGGGTAGACGTACTAAAGACTCTTGATAAAACCACACTATTGGATCTCTTCAGTTTTTCATACGAAAAGATGCTTTCGATTTTTGATAACATTGAAACATTGGATAATCCAGCAATGCATAATGTAAAATGGTATAGTGATGATATTTCTCCCTGGTGGCTGGATATTGCAAGAGAATATACGGAGCTCTGGATGCATGCCACACAGATATTTAAAGCCCTGGATAACGGGTTCACCTTTGATTCAGAATATTTATCACTATTCTATAAAATATGTTTATTGGCGCTGAACCGGACATATAAGAATGTAAATGAAGAAATACAAGTCCAAATTAAAATCGCTGAGAATCATTATATTTTTAATAATTCTTATGGCTTTCTTGAAGTTCTGGATGACAAGAAAACTACAGCAGCTATATCTATCAGTAATAATGTTGCCTGGAAGGTCTTTTCGGGAATAAAAATGACTCCTGAAGAATTGAACTCGGTCATTATTACAGGGAACCGTAACATTGGAAAAATGTTCCTGGAGATAGAATCAGTAATGATAAAGGCAATCTAATGATCCCTACAACAGACTTCAAGAGAACTGATGTACTCTTGAAGTAGTGCTTGTTTTACACAGTATCTTACACCGCCTGGAGGAGCATTCTTTTGGTTTCTTCTATGCTTCTGAACCTATATCCGCTGTGTTCCAATTCTAGTTTCAATCCCGCCACAAGGTCGCGATTCCGGAGTGCTTCCCTGCCATTGAGGATATTACTGTCTTCAAATCCCACTCGAATGATCTGAGCACCCAGGTCCAATGCTTCCAGATGCTGACTGAAATCCGTATTGCCCACAAAAATCACACCCCAATTGCTTTGCTTTGGAAGCCGGCTTATCAGATACTGCAGTAAATTTCTGGAGTAGATCATTCCCCATCGGCAGTTAAATATAAATGAAAAATTGAAGGGAGGATCTAATAATCCTTGATCAATGAGATATCTGGCAGTTTCGATATTCCCTGTATCGAATATTTCAAGGGAAGGATGGACATTCCATTTTTTAAGCTGGCTGATCCAATATCTGATGGACTGAAGGCTGTTTTGATAAACTTCTTCTCCAAAATTCAATGAACCAAGATTAAGTGATGCAAGATCTGCCTGTTGCGCAGAAGCCGGGCGGATTCGCTCGTCGTCATCCAGGTTAGAAAGGCCCCCGGAACTTGCTTCAATGCAGATATGTGTCTCTTTGGAGATAAGATGAACCGATTCCTGAAATACTCCGATATCTGCTGACAATGCTCCGCTTGTGCTGCGGGAATGGAAATGTACAATGGCAGCTCCCTGTACTGCACAGGCCGCTATTTCTGCAGCAAGATCTTTCGGATCCAAAGGATTCCCTTTACCGATACCCCAGCCACCCTGTGGTGCCAGGCTCAATGAAACTAAGTCAGCCATTTAATTTTCCTTTGGGCTGTATGCCCGAACCATAACAAACACGAATCCGAGCAGTCCTGAGAGTCAACCAGTATTAAATTGTTCTAATCCCGGGAGTCACAGACCGTAGCAACAGAAACTATTCTTCAGGATAAAGTCCAATATTTGATGCGGGAACAAATACTGGTCAATAAACACCGTTTCAGATTCCATATTAAACCTTGTGAATGGTATATTATATGATACTATTATTGAATAATGCTTGGTAGCCCTGATTTTTTAAAAGAATAGAAATTTGAATAGATTGAATAGTTTAAGTGAAAAGAAATCAAAAAAATTGGAGAATAAGCTTTTAGACGAATCAACCCGCTATGATGTATCAAAAATGTATACTACATTTTTTGCGGGTCACATTCAGAGGCTAATGATTTATGGAAAATATAATCAAAAAGTTCCTTGATGAAACGACTCTCTGGGTTCCGAGAGTCATCGGCGTAATCGTGATTATCCTCTGTTTTTTTGTGCTTTCGAAAATACTTAAAAGTGTCATTACTAAAGGTTGTAGGCGGTTCAAGCTTGATATTCATCTTACATCCCTCATTACCCGCACAAGCAGTACAACAATGATAATATTTGGCTTTGTTACAATCCTCGGAACCTTAGGTATTAATGTCTCTGCCCTTGTAGCAGGGTTGGGATTGACAGGGTTTGCATTAGGTTTTGCACTAAAAGACATTATTTCGAATATCCTTTCGGGTGTCCTGATCCTGTTGTACCGACCTTTTAAGATTGGAAATACCATAAAAGTCGCTGGATATGAGGGCATCGTTGTTTCTATTGACCTGAGATATACGGAATTAATCAGCGAAGGGAATAAGATGCTGATCCCCAATTCAAAATTATTTACCGAGCCTATTACAGTCCTTCATCCAGAGGATAGTCTGACTAAAAATAGTAAATAATAAAGGACTGCTCCGGAACGTTTTTAGCTTCTGCAGAACTAAAGTTCCATTTTTTGGAAATTCATCAATCATCTAACTATTGTGAGTTTACCGGTGAAACTGGCATTAAATTGACACTTCAGGCTATAGGAGTATAATTAGAATTGTAGAAAAGGATGTGCCGAGCATGAAAATTCAGAGTTTGAATGGGAAAAGCTACTTTTCTTCTATAAATTTATTATTCATTTCAACAGTCCTGATATTGTTTAGTGGACTATATTATTTGAGTAGATATAAATACCTGCTTTTTCATGCTTCCATTGAAATATTCAGCATTACAATCTCTTGTTGTGTTTTTATTTTATCAACCCTTACTTTTAAAAAATAAAAGAATGCATTTTCATTGTTAGGTCTTGGGTATTTAGCTGTAGCGATTTTAGATCTTTTACATACATTAACATATCAAGGGATGAATTTATTTGAATCAGATATCTTTTATGCAAACCAGCTTTGGATATGTGCAAGAATATTTGAGAGCATAACCATCTTTCTGTTCTTGATTTACTCTAAACGTGTATCTATAGGATTTTATAAAATAGCGTCCTTGTATCTATTAGCATTTATCACAGTATTATTGACAATATTTTACTTTAAAATATTTCCTGCCTGTTTTATTCTGGGAAAGGGACAGACAGAATTTAAGATTATTTCCGAGTATATTATTTGTATAATATTGGGAGTTTCCCTTTATATGCTGAGAACCAAATATTTTCTTGATAATGAGGTTATAAATACATATTTATCATTTTCAATTATTATTACAATTTTGAGTGAATTATCCTTTACATTATATATGGATAATTATGGATTATTAAATGTAATGGGACATTTTTTAAAGTTGATTTCCTTCTATTTTATTTATAAATCAATATTGTTAGTCAATGTTCGGAACCCATTAGTCATTATTTTTGAAGAGTTAAGAAAAAAGGAAGATCGGATTTTACTTCTTTTGTCAGAATTAGAAAAAGAAAAAAACATTGCCATTGAATCGTCCATTACAGATGGATTGACCGGGATTTCTAATCGTAGATATTTCGATCAAGCATTGATTGAGAAGTATTATCGTGCACAAAGACAAAAACAAAGTTTATCAATTATTATGATAGATATTGATTTCTTTAAGCTTTATAATGATCAGTATGGTCACGTTTCTGGAGACGAATGTTTAATAAGAGTGGCAAAAGCTCTTCAGGACGTGATGAGTCGAGCAACAGATATTCTGGCTCGTTATGGTGGTGAAGAGTTTGTGGTTCTATTAGAAGATACAAATGAACATGGTGCCGGTAACCTTGCTAATAAAATGAGGAAATCCATAATTGAATTAGAGATTGAACATTCAAAATCAGAAATATCAAAATATGTAACTATTAGTCTTGGTGTTCATACTATTCATAACTTTGAAATTGAAGAAATTAATCAAGTCGTTGGTTTTGCGGATGAGGCTCTATACAAAGCAAAAAGCAATGGGCGGAATAGAGTTGAATTCTAATATTCACTTTTAAAAAACCTTCCAGCTTCTCCTTGAAGGACGTGTATTCCTCCGCAGAAAAAAAAGATTCCATTTTTCAGGCTATCAGGAGTAAAAATCTGAAGCAGAAATAGTTACTTCCTTAAGCAAGGGCTCCGTACAAAATCTGGGCAAACTCGCGCTGCAGAGGGTAGGGACAGTCCGCCAGCTGCAGCATCATCACTGCATAGAGCTCTTCCGCCGGGTCAATGCACATCCAGGTTGCTGCCGCACCGCTCCAGCCGTATTCTCCCCTGCTTCCTGGAATCCCCGCCAGAGAGGGATTCATCATCACCCTCACGCCCAGGCCGTAACCGTAGCCGTCCCCGGACATGGTCGCCAGGGCCTTCCCGGTCAGATGGTTCCGGTTGATCAGATTTAGAGTCTTCCGCCCTATAATCCTGTGCCCATCGAATGACCCTTCCTTTAAAAGAGCCTCGCAGTACCGGGAGTAATCCCCCAGAGAGGATATCAGTCCCCCGCCGCCCGACTCAAATCCGCCTTTCTTAAAAAGGAAGCTTGTCAGGGGATCATCCTGAGCAACTCGGACCGGGGCTTCTCCCGCCTTCACAGTTCTGTATAAGGGAACAAGCCGTTCCGCCTGCTCCTTGTCAGGCAGAAAGGTGGTCTCTTTCATCTCCAGAGGATCGAAAATGTTTTTCTTCAGATATGAACCGAAACTCTCCCCTGAGAGAACCTCGATCACCCGGCCCAGAATGTCGTGATTGTAACCGTAGAGAAAATCATCCCCCGGTTCGAAGGCCAAAGCCGTGCCCGCAAGGGCCTCTATATAATCCCGGGTATTCAGACTCCCCTGAGGGGCTGATTTCTCCTTTTCTGCCTCCCCTATGCGGTTCAGCAGGAACCGGTCTGCAGGGAGGGACCCCGGATTGAATCCATAGGGTATGCCGCTGGTCATCGTGAGCAGATGCTTCATCAGGATAGGCTGGACCGCCGGTTTCAGGAGGGGGATGTCCTGATCGTATCCGGTAATTACATTCATCCGCCGGAAGGAAGGAATAAAGTCGGAGAGGGGAGTCTCCAGTGTAAAAAGACCCTTCTCAAAAAGCTGCATGGCCCCCAGGATGGTAATGACCTTGCTCATAGAGTAAATCCGGAACAGTGCATCCTCTTTCAATACCTTGCCTGCCTCTTTATCGGCGAGACCGGTCACCACATGGGCCAGTGTCTCCCCTCTCTGCACAACCTGTGCCGAAATACCGGGAATCCTCCCGTCTGTAGTGTATTTCATAAAAAGATCTTTCAGATTCTCTTCCATGGGCTTCATGTCCTGCTCCTTGATGCTCAATCCTTGATTATCATGCCATTACTATGGAATATATTATATCAGAAAATAAAATACAAAAGTGATAATAGAGGATGCTTCCTTCTGTTGATCGGTGATGGAAAGAAGGCTTTAATGATGAGTTGAAAAAGGAAAACATGGAAAAAGAATATTTATTTGCGCCTCAATGGCAGGATTCTGACAAAACAAATGAATTATATGACGGATCACAGGCTCTGAAAAAATATTTTGCTTCACTCTCAGAGAACCAGATATACGAAGTATTGATTGATCCGGTTTCAGTAATTAAACTCGAAAATGACATATATGGATATGCGGTCATTGCCGATCAATTACTCAGGATTAAGGACAATCTGGAACATCATAATCCCGACAAATTAGCGACACTCGGGGGCGGTTGCGGTATTGAAGTCCCCATCGTCTCATATCTATCAGGAAAGTATTCAAACCTGCAGGTTTTTTGGTTTGATGCTCATGGAGATTTAAATTCACCCCAATCATCGCCCAGTAAATATTTCCATGGTATGCCATTGCGGTTTATTACAGAGCAGCAAAGGAATACAATCGGGGATATTTTTAAGACCATACCATGTAAAAATGTTCATCTCATTGGATCAAGAGATCTGGATGACCCGGAACAAGCCTATATTACTGAGAGCAATATGCATGTTATTGGATTGGACAATGATTATTGGAGGGCACTCAATAATCATATTTCACAAAAGACTCAGGCCTATATCCATATTGATTTGGACGTTATCGATCCCCAAGAATATAAAAATGTTAAGTGTCCTGTTAAAAACGGAATGTCAATAAATGATTTAGTTCGATCTGTTCAGCTTATAATTAAAAGTATGAATGTTGTCGGCATGAGTGTTGTAGAAAATATTGAACAGGATATTAATAAAATAAAGGTGTTAAGACCTTTACTGGAAGAACTCATTAAATTATAGACAAGAGTGTTTCCACTGATTCGGTCCTAAACACGTTCCTGGAGCAGACGGGTTTAATCTTCTATCCAATCTGACAGATTCAAATTGCTGCCTTTATATGCCCTTCTGCATCATGGTCAAAGCCCGCATAGGCAGCGGCCGACCATGAGGAGTGATTCCCAAAATAAAAAGAGAAATGCTTTTCTTGTTGGAGTTTCGCTTGTATTATGAACACAAATAAAAAGGACTCTCAGGAAGGAGCTCTGAAAATCTCATCGAAGAATTTCATGGTAGCAAAATGTTCTATTTACTATAAAAAAGCTATAGTGGCCTTTATATATTGAAAAATGGATGGATAAAATAATACATGAAGAAAATAGAAAGGCCTCCGGTCGATGATGTTCTGATAAAGCAGATCCTGGGAATTATGATCATTGGAATTCTTATCATCTTTGTAAACGGATATCTGAATCTAACCGTTAGGAACAGTCCGGCCATGGGGTTTGTCTGCATCTTCGGGGCAGGCCTTATTTCTCTCTTCAGCATTCATCTTCTTTTATTCAGGAATACGGGAAAAGTATTCTTAAGCAGTTTGATCGTTCTTACCCTTATTCTCCTCTCCTTCCAGATCCTGGGAACCGAGCGGGAAATAGCACTGGCATGGCTTTTCATTCTCCCCCTTATTGCCTTTTATACCCAGAGGCTCATCTGGGGGACAGTGTATTCTGTCTCGTTGATTCTAGTGTCTCTGGGGATCTCCTACTTCCGGTTCAAAATGCATATTACACCAGCCATTTCACCGGGAGCCTATATTGAGGGAGCTGCGGTTTTCTCTGTCATCACCTTATTGACCTTTATATACCAAATGTCTATAGAAAAGAAAGAAGGAACCATTTTCATCCAGTACTTCAGAGATGCCTTAACCTCTCTGCCTAATAGAAGAAAGCTGATCCAGGATATCTCCAGGCGGAGGGAGAATACCTTGATTCTGGTGAATATAGATGATTTTAAGGAGATCAATAATTTCATCGGTATTGCAGGTGGTGACACGGTTCTCGGAGAAATAGCTCGCAGACTGGATACTTTCCGGATGATATCCGGAGTAACCCTTTACAGGCTGCATGCAGATGAATTTGCTCTCCTGATTTCCGGGAAGAAAGATTTGCAGACCGCAGTTAATATAGCCGAAAAGATTTATTCCCTGGTGAATACGGATATTACGATTGAAAAGACGGCAATCATTGTGACTGTTTCCATTGGGATCTCAGATTGTCATGATTTACTGGCCACCACTGATATCTCTCTGAAGTTATCTAAGAGCCTGAAGATTGGCTACTGCATCTATAACTCTGAGATGGAAATATCAAAAAGGTATGAAGACAATATCAATCAGCTGTATAGAATTCAAAAGGGAATTGAAAATAACAGCTTTATTCCTTATTTCCAACCCATTTATAATATAGAAGAAAATAGAGTCAGTAAGTTTGAATGTCTGATCAGGTTGGTAGATGATAATGAGATTCTAACACCCGACCAGTTTCTGAATATTTCCATGCGGTCAAAGAAGTATCCCTTTCTCACCAGAATCATGGTGAGCAAGTCTTTCGAGTTCTTTAAAGACAATGATTATTCTTTTTCCATCAACCTTTGTCTGGAAGACATTATAAATGATGAAACCACATCCCATATTTATTCCGAGCTTGAACGGTATGGTATCGGACACCGGGTGATCTTTGAGTTCCTTGAAACAGAGAGGATTGAAAACAACCCCGAAGTCCTCTGTTTTCTAAAAAGAATAAAGAGATATAACTGTCTAATTGCCATAGATGATTTCGGTACAGGGTATTCCAACTTTGATTTTATTCTGAGAATGAATTTTGATTTTCTGAAGATCGATGCAACCCTGATTAAAAATGTTCTTGAAGATAAAAACGCCCGTATCCTTATCAGTACAATCGTGAAATTCTCACGTGATCTGGGAATACAGACCATCGCTGAGTTTGTGGCTACCGAGAAGATTTATCAAAAGGTGAAAGAACTGGGAATAGACTTTGCCCAGGGCTATTATATCGGGAAACCTGAAGAAGATATCAGTGTATATGCATAAGTCGCCGGGAAGAGCCGCTGATTCTATAAACAGTGTTACCGTATCCTTATCCAGGCAGATAAAATTATCATTCTAATCAAACGTGAGTAAACATCATCTTATATTTCCGTACGTTCCTCATCAGGAGTCAAATGATGAGTCGAGGAATTGACTTAGGAAGCTATGACTCCCAGTCTAAAATCACTTTACCCGAATGGCCGGAACACATGATTTCAAAACCTTCCTTGTAGTCATCAACAGACATTTCATGAGTGATGATGGGAGTGAGGTCTAATCCTGACTGAACAAAACTTGCCATTTTGTACCATGTTTCAAACATTTCACGTCCATAGAGACCTTTAATCATGAGCCCCTTGAAAATGACCTCATCCCAGTTGATCGCCATATTTTTTGAAGGGATTCCAAGCATGCCGATCTTTCCCCCGTTGTTCATCACCTCGAGCATATTGTGAAACGCCGAAGGATTTCCGGACATCTCGAGGCCGATATCAAATCCTTCTGTCATACCCAGTTCTTGTATGACCTGTTTTAATCTTTGCTTGCTGGTATCAATGGCACAGGTCACACCCATTTTTTCAGCCAGGTTTAAACGATAGGGGTTTACATCTGTAATGACGATATGCCGGGCTCCCACATGCCTTGATACGGCCGCCGCCATTATCCCTATTGGTCCAGCTCCAGTAATCAGTACATCTTCACCAGCCATATTGAAGGATAATGCTGTATGAACAGCATTCCCGAAGGGATCGAAAATTGCGGCGAGTCTGCCTGGGATATTGTCGGGGATTTTAAAGGCATTGTATGCCGGGATGACCAGATATTCTGCAAATGCTCCCGTACGATTTACGCCTACACCTATTGTATTGCGGCAAAGGTGTATGCGCCCCGCCCGGCAGTTCCGGCAAAAACCACAGGTTATGTGTCCTTCTCCCGATACCCGATCGCCCAGAGCAAAGTTTTTTACGCCCGCGCCGAAATCAGCAATTTCTCCAAAATATTCGTGCCCTATCACCATGGGAACAGCAATTGTCTTTTGAGCCCAGTCGTTCCATTTATAGATATGGACATCAGTCCCGCAAATTGCGGTTTTCTTTATTTTGATCAACACATCGTTATAGCCCATTTCAGGCATTTTAACTTCAGTCTGCCAAATTCCCTCCTGGGGGAACATCTTTGATAAAGCTTTCATTTTACATCCTCTTGTCTAGATAATTGCCATTTCCTGTCCAATTGTAATAAAGGCAGTAATCGCCTTATCCAATTGCTCTTTTGTATGGGCCGCAGATATCTGGACACGAATCCTTGCCTTCTCTTTGGGAACCACAGGAAAGGAAAAACCGACAACATGGATTTGTTTTAATATCATTTGCTCTGCCATTTTTGCGGCGACTTTAGCATTACCAAGCATGATGGGAATAATGGCATGATCTTTACCGGCCAAATCAAAACCAGCTGCGGTCATCATCTTTCGAAAATAAGAAACATTCTCCCAGAGTTTTTCTCTTATATGATCCCCATTTTTCAGGATCTCTATGGCTTGAATGGAGGCAAAGGTGATGGATGGTGACAGGCTGTTTGAGAATAGATAGGGCCGGGATCTCTGTCTGAGCCAATCGATAATTTCCTTTCTTCCTGAAATATATCCTCCCGAAGCTCCACCGAGTGCCTTGCCCAGGGTGCCTGTCAGAATATCGATCCTGCCCAGGACATCACAGTATTCAGCTGTGCCCCTTCCTTTTTTACCCAGGAGTCCGACGGCATGGCTGTCGTCTACCATGACCAGGGCCTTGTATTTATCTGCTAAATCGCAAATTTGTTTAAGATCGGCAATGACTCCATCCATAGAAAATACACCATCTGTTGCGATGAGTTTAACCCTGGCCCCGGCAGCATCGGCCTGCTTGAGCTGTTCTTCCAAATCAAGGATATTATTATTCTCATATCTATAACGTTTTGCTTTGCAAAGGCGGACTCCATCTATAATCGAGGCATGATTTAAGGCATCAGAAATAACGGCATCATCTGATGTGAGAATGGTTTCAAATAGTCCGCCATTGGCGTCATAGCATGAAGAATACAGGATGGTCTCTTCAGTGCTTAGAAAATCACTGATTTTTGATTCCAGTTCCTGATGGATGTCTTGTGTCCCGCAGATAAAACGAACGGATGCCACGCCAAAGCCATACTTTTCCAGGCCCTCTTGTCCAGCTGCGATAAGATCCGGATGATTTGCCAGACCAAGATAGTTATTGGCACAGAAATTTAATACGGGAACGCCCTCAATCATGATATTGCTCGATTGGGAGGATGTAATAATTGTCTCTGTTTTATACAAGCCTTCAGATTTTAAATTTTGTGTTTGTTTGTGAAGATTCGTAAGAAATGATTGCTTATTCATAAGTTCCTCTCTAATGGCTGTGTTTGATCATGGCATTAAATACGAGGCACAACTTCCTGCCAGGCATGGAGAAACCGGATAAAGGTCTCTGCGGTGGCTCTATATGCCCCGGCTGAGATTGATTCGCTGAGGATGGCGTTATTCAGAAACTCATTAAACTCGTTTCTATCTATATCAACATGGTGAAGGGCCGCAAGAACACTGGAGGATACAGCCTTATACTCGAGATCATCCTGGGTAAAGTGTTCAATAAAAGTTCCCAGAGATTGAGGATCGAAACCGAATAAACGGACCTTCTCCCTCAGGTATTTGAATCGGAGAATATCCTGCCTCTGCCTGGTCCAATAGGATCCTTTTCGTTTGGGGGGAAGATGCAGGAGAAGCAAGTCCTGATCAAAGAAAAAGGGAAGGCCGCAGTACCGGGCATTCAGAACATAGTCATCATCCTCGCCTCTGGTTCCGTAGGGATCAAAGGGAACTTGAAGAAACATTTTTCTGTTGATCACCATATTCCCCCCAAAAGCGACGGTGCAGGGTGAAAGGGGGTCCTCGGCTTCCAGCTCCTTTTTGACATTTTCATTAAAAAGAGCATCTTTAGGCCAGTTTTCCAAAACATAGGAGGCTTGGCCATCGTAGAATTTCCGGCCATCCTCATCAATGACGCAGCCGGTTTTACCCAGGATTTCCGTTCCTTTGTAATCTGTCCCCATGTAGCGGAGAGCCTTTGAGTGATAGTTTTCATCGATGCATTCGTCATCATCAATCATCACCACATTGTCAAACCCATGGATCGCTGCATACAAGAGGCCGATATTCCGGACTCCTCCATAGCTGTCCAGATGGACTGCCTGAAGCAAATCTTCAGGGAACCCGTTCTTTTTAAGAGCTGAAATTATCTGTTTCAGATCGGTATCTGTGAAGATTCGTATATCAATAGACCGCTCGGCAGTAATCGCCTTCACTTTTGCTTCAATGACGGAATTCATGGGTGAAGGAAAGAGAATGACCGGGTCGGGATAATTCATTTTTTCCAAATTATCCAGGGTCTGTCCCAGAGAACCCTCTTCAGCAACAGATATTGGATGATCAAAAATATTCCATGACATAATTTCGGGGGTAGACCAATAGGTAGGGATAATCATGCAGTTAGACATTTTCTTCTCCAGAATCCATTCATTCTTTAGTTGATAAAATCAACTATCAAACAATTGCATTGATAAATCGATATGTCAAGACGATAAAAAGCTTCATTCTCTTAAAAATTGTAAAGAGACAGGGCATAATCCTTTAGTTTTCTTGGGGTTTATCTATTATTTAAACTAAAATGAATGAGAGCCAGTACTTTGTAAAGCCACACTCTTTTAAAATTAATATGTAATCTGAGTATAATGATTAAAATGTTTTAATGTAAGAATATATATCTATTTTTACTAAGAGTAAGTTACAGTTGTTTTGTTGCAAATAGTCATAATTCAGGATTTGAATGGAAAAATTACGTTGACAGCTATTTTTATAATGTGGTATAAAGGAGTGATAGTTGATAAAATCAATTAAATTACCGAGTTTTAGGGTAGAGAGAGTTGGAAGATGAATAAAGTGAAAAATGAGAATAGAATCTGTCAAACTCTCTGGCAACATCCGAATTTAAGCCGTGTTGATCTTTCCAAAAAATTAAAACTAGATAAATCCACTATCTCGATTGAAGTGAACAGGCTGATAAAAAAGGGAATCGTCATAGAGATGGAAGAGGATTCCATCTCTCCCATTGGAGGACGGCGGCCTATTCCTTTAATGGTAAACAAAAATTACGGGATCATCAT carries:
- a CDS encoding 3-keto-5-aminohexanoate cleavage protein; this translates as MADLVSLSLAPQGGWGIGKGNPLDPKDLAAEIAACAVQGAAIVHFHSRSTSGALSADIGVFQESVHLISKETHICIEASSGGLSNLDDDERIRPASAQQADLASLNLGSLNFGEEVYQNSLQSIRYWISQLKKWNVHPSLEIFDTGNIETARYLIDQGLLDPPFNFSFIFNCRWGMIYSRNLLQYLISRLPKQSNWGVIFVGNTDFSQHLEALDLGAQIIRVGFEDSNILNGREALRNRDLVAGLKLELEHSGYRFRSIEETKRMLLQAV
- a CDS encoding mechanosensitive ion channel domain-containing protein; this translates as MENIIKKFLDETTLWVPRVIGVIVIILCFFVLSKILKSVITKGCRRFKLDIHLTSLITRTSSTTMIIFGFVTILGTLGINVSALVAGLGLTGFALGFALKDIISNILSGVLILLYRPFKIGNTIKVAGYEGIVVSIDLRYTELISEGNKMLIPNSKLFTEPITVLHPEDSLTKNSK
- a CDS encoding MASE3 domain-containing protein, translating into MLGLGYLAVAILDLLHTLTYQGMNLFESDIFYANQLWICARIFESITIFLFLIYSKRVSIGFYKIASLYLLAFITVLLTIFYFKIFPACFILGKGQTEFKIISEYIICIILGVSLYMLRTKYFLDNEVINTYLSFSIIITILSELSFTLYMDNYGLLNVMGHFLKLISFYFIYKSILLVNVRNPLVIIFEELRKKEDRILLLLSELEKEKNIAIESSITDGLTGISNRRYFDQALIEKYYRAQRQKQSLSIIMIDIDFFKLYNDQYGHVSGDECLIRVAKALQDVMSRATDILARYGGEEFVVLLEDTNEHGAGNLANKMRKSIIELEIEHSKSEISKYVTISLGVHTIHNFEIEEINQVVGFADEALYKAKSNGRNRVEF
- a CDS encoding serine hydrolase; the encoded protein is MKPMEENLKDLFMKYTTDGRIPGISAQVVQRGETLAHVVTGLADKEAGKVLKEDALFRIYSMSKVITILGAMQLFEKGLFTLETPLSDFIPSFRRMNVITGYDQDIPLLKPAVQPILMKHLLTMTSGIPYGFNPGSLPADRFLLNRIGEAEKEKSAPQGSLNTRDYIEALAGTALAFEPGDDFLYGYNHDILGRVIEVLSGESFGSYLKKNIFDPLEMKETTFLPDKEQAERLVPLYRTVKAGEAPVRVAQDDPLTSFLFKKGGFESGGGGLISSLGDYSRYCEALLKEGSFDGHRIIGRKTLNLINRNHLTGKALATMSGDGYGYGLGVRVMMNPSLAGIPGSRGEYGWSGAAATWMCIDPAEELYAVMMLQLADCPYPLQREFAQILYGALA
- a CDS encoding arginase family protein; translation: MEKEYLFAPQWQDSDKTNELYDGSQALKKYFASLSENQIYEVLIDPVSVIKLENDIYGYAVIADQLLRIKDNLEHHNPDKLATLGGGCGIEVPIVSYLSGKYSNLQVFWFDAHGDLNSPQSSPSKYFHGMPLRFITEQQRNTIGDIFKTIPCKNVHLIGSRDLDDPEQAYITESNMHVIGLDNDYWRALNNHISQKTQAYIHIDLDVIDPQEYKNVKCPVKNGMSINDLVRSVQLIIKSMNVVGMSVVENIEQDINKIKVLRPLLEELIKL
- a CDS encoding bifunctional diguanylate cyclase/phosphodiesterase, giving the protein MKKIERPPVDDVLIKQILGIMIIGILIIFVNGYLNLTVRNSPAMGFVCIFGAGLISLFSIHLLLFRNTGKVFLSSLIVLTLILLSFQILGTEREIALAWLFILPLIAFYTQRLIWGTVYSVSLILVSLGISYFRFKMHITPAISPGAYIEGAAVFSVITLLTFIYQMSIEKKEGTIFIQYFRDALTSLPNRRKLIQDISRRRENTLILVNIDDFKEINNFIGIAGGDTVLGEIARRLDTFRMISGVTLYRLHADEFALLISGKKDLQTAVNIAEKIYSLVNTDITIEKTAIIVTVSIGISDCHDLLATTDISLKLSKSLKIGYCIYNSEMEISKRYEDNINQLYRIQKGIENNSFIPYFQPIYNIEENRVSKFECLIRLVDDNEILTPDQFLNISMRSKKYPFLTRIMVSKSFEFFKDNDYSFSINLCLEDIINDETTSHIYSELERYGIGHRVIFEFLETERIENNPEVLCFLKRIKRYNCLIAIDDFGTGYSNFDFILRMNFDFLKIDATLIKNVLEDKNARILISTIVKFSRDLGIQTIAEFVATEKIYQKVKELGIDFAQGYYIGKPEEDISVYA
- the tdh gene encoding L-threonine 3-dehydrogenase, whose translation is MKALSKMFPQEGIWQTEVKMPEMGYNDVLIKIKKTAICGTDVHIYKWNDWAQKTIAVPMVIGHEYFGEIADFGAGVKNFALGDRVSGEGHITCGFCRNCRAGRIHLCRNTIGVGVNRTGAFAEYLVIPAYNAFKIPDNIPGRLAAIFDPFGNAVHTALSFNMAGEDVLITGAGPIGIMAAAVSRHVGARHIVITDVNPYRLNLAEKMGVTCAIDTSKQRLKQVIQELGMTEGFDIGLEMSGNPSAFHNMLEVMNNGGKIGMLGIPSKNMAINWDEVIFKGLMIKGLYGREMFETWYKMASFVQSGLDLTPIITHEMSVDDYKEGFEIMCSGHSGKVILDWES
- a CDS encoding glycine C-acetyltransferase, whose protein sequence is MNKQSFLTNLHKQTQNLKSEGLYKTETIITSSQSSNIMIEGVPVLNFCANNYLGLANHPDLIAAGQEGLEKYGFGVASVRFICGTQDIHQELESKISDFLSTEETILYSSCYDANGGLFETILTSDDAVISDALNHASIIDGVRLCKAKRYRYENNNILDLEEQLKQADAAGARVKLIATDGVFSMDGVIADLKQICDLADKYKALVMVDDSHAVGLLGKKGRGTAEYCDVLGRIDILTGTLGKALGGASGGYISGRKEIIDWLRQRSRPYLFSNSLSPSITFASIQAIEILKNGDHIREKLWENVSYFRKMMTAAGFDLAGKDHAIIPIMLGNAKVAAKMAEQMILKQIHVVGFSFPVVPKEKARIRVQISAAHTKEQLDKAITAFITIGQEMAII